Proteins from a single region of Hordeum vulgare subsp. vulgare chromosome 6H, MorexV3_pseudomolecules_assembly, whole genome shotgun sequence:
- the LOC123401899 gene encoding uncharacterized protein LOC123401899, with product MGLPFSALNKLGVPGLGAVTTGQVYDRHFKNKDTRTFEEFHLAYVEFCKYFNTVLPGQDFDTPDLEVIRKWYADTWEPLQKDDEKKKMFIEYMQEKVTEATVEDNLFIMAGLAAPAAAIIAKKSGESIPQVKKFKVHLIPNVVFVPLCTLVAIMGATAVQMSKKSKDNKPTT from the exons ATGGGTCTTCCCTTCAGTGCGTTAAACAAGTTAG GAGTGCCAGGACTGGGCGCGGTAACTACCGGACAAGTTTATGATCGACATTTTAAGAATAAGGATACCCGCACctttgaagaatttcatcttGCATATGTTGAATTCTGCAA GTATTTCAACACTGTGTTGCCTGGCCAAGATTTCGATACTCCAGACCTTGAAGTGATAAGG AAATGGTATGCGGATACATGGGAACCTCTGCAAAAAGACGATGAAAAGAAGAAGATGTTCATTGAGTATATGCAGGAAAAGGTCACTGAGGCCACAGTTGAAGACAACCTCTTCATCATGGCCGGCCTGGCTGCACCAGCGGCGGCCATCATCGCCAAGAAGAGCGGCGAGAGCATCCCGCAGGTCAAGAAGTTCAAGGTGCATTTAATCCCCAACGTTGTCTTTGTGCCGCTGTGCACGCTGGTTGCCATCATGGGTGCCACTGCAGTTCAGATGAGCAAGAAGAGCAAAGACAACAAGCCTACGACCTGA